In Pseudomonas fluorescens NCIMB 11764, a single window of DNA contains:
- a CDS encoding winged helix-turn-helix domain-containing protein, producing MDVSKTKSSFYRRLYVAYLIDSGLASSVPALTEVTGMPRRTAQDTIAALADLDIVCEFEQEEGARNHAGRYRIREWGAIDRGWIERNLRQIKAVLEYP from the coding sequence ATGGACGTGAGCAAGACCAAGAGCAGCTTCTATCGCCGCTTGTACGTGGCGTACCTGATCGACAGCGGGCTGGCCAGCAGCGTCCCGGCACTGACCGAGGTGACCGGCATGCCCCGGCGCACGGCCCAGGACACCATTGCGGCGTTGGCGGATCTGGACATCGTTTGTGAATTCGAGCAGGAAGAGGGCGCGCGCAATCATGCCGGGCGTTATCGGATTCGCGAGTGGGGAGCGATTGACCGGGGGTGGATCGAGCGTAATCTGCGGCAGATCAAGGCGGTGTTGGAGTATCCCTGA
- a CDS encoding MliC family protein, with amino-acid sequence MKGFIAITALALLAGCSNFNLFKPAESTDTWTTWTCDSQAKVLWRYTDDSRKAVDVRLGGADQVYRLKLEPGAEGSLYSDDMLAFHVKGEEGLVYWVATNDLIGRGCKAQ; translated from the coding sequence ATGAAAGGTTTTATCGCCATTACGGCGCTCGCACTGCTGGCAGGTTGTTCGAATTTCAACCTGTTCAAGCCTGCCGAATCGACGGACACCTGGACCACCTGGACCTGCGATAGCCAGGCCAAAGTGCTCTGGCGCTATACCGACGACAGTCGCAAGGCCGTCGATGTACGCCTCGGGGGCGCCGATCAGGTCTATCGCCTCAAGCTTGAACCGGGTGCGGAAGGTTCGCTGTACAGCGACGACATGCTGGCGTTTCACGTAAAAGGTGAGGAAGGCCTGGTGTACTGGGTCGCCACCAATGATTTGATCGGCCGCGGTTGTAAAGCGCAGTAA
- a CDS encoding M48 family metallopeptidase, with translation MTALKFLQAYPAALQDQVRRLITEGRLGDYLSQRYPQTHDVQSDKALYAYALDLKQEYLRNAPAIDKVLFANRLDLTHRALGLHTTISRVQGGKLKAKKEIRVASLFKEAPAEFLKMIVVHELAHFKESDHNKAFYKLCEHMLPGYHQIEFDLRVYLTWREMQ, from the coding sequence ATGACTGCCTTGAAATTCCTCCAGGCCTATCCCGCTGCTTTGCAGGACCAGGTGCGTCGGTTGATCACCGAAGGCCGGCTGGGCGATTACCTGAGCCAGCGTTACCCGCAAACGCACGACGTGCAGAGCGACAAGGCGTTGTACGCCTATGCGCTGGACCTGAAGCAGGAATACCTGCGCAATGCCCCGGCCATCGACAAGGTGTTGTTCGCCAACCGTCTGGACCTGACCCACCGCGCCCTCGGCCTGCACACCACGATCTCCCGAGTGCAGGGCGGCAAGCTCAAGGCCAAGAAAGAAATCCGCGTGGCCTCGCTGTTCAAGGAAGCCCCCGCCGAATTTCTGAAGATGATCGTGGTGCATGAGCTGGCGCACTTCAAGGAGTCGGATCACAACAAAGCGTTCTACAAGCTGTGCGAACACATGTTGCCGGGGTACCACCAGATCGAGTTCGATTTGCGGGTGTACCTGACGTGGCGGGAAATGCAGTAG
- the fba gene encoding class II fructose-bisphosphate aldolase (catalyzes the reversible aldol condensation of dihydroxyacetonephosphate and glyceraldehyde 3-phosphate in the Calvin cycle, glycolysis, and/or gluconeogenesis): protein MALISMRQMLDHAAEFGYGVPAFNVNNLEQMRAIMEAADKTDSPVIVQASAGARKYAGAPFLRHLILAAIEEFPHIPVCMHQDHGTSPDVCQRSIQLGFSSVMMDGSLGEDGKTPTDYDYNVRVTQQTVAMAHACGVSVEGELGCLGSLETGMAGEEDGIGAEGVLDHSQMLTDPEEAADFVKRTQVDALAIAIGTSHGAYKFTKPPTGDVLAIDRIKEIHKRIPNTHLVMHGSSSVPQEWLAIINQYGGDIKETYGVPVEEIVEGIKHGVRKVNIDTDLRLASTGAMRRLMATNPSEFDPRKFFGATVTAMRDVCIARYEAFGTAGNASKIKPISLEAMYQRYLKGELNAKVN from the coding sequence ATGGCACTTATCAGCATGCGCCAGATGCTGGACCACGCAGCCGAGTTCGGCTACGGCGTTCCAGCCTTTAACGTCAACAACCTTGAGCAGATGCGCGCCATCATGGAAGCCGCTGACAAGACTGACTCCCCGGTGATCGTCCAGGCTTCGGCCGGTGCTCGCAAATACGCTGGTGCACCGTTCCTGCGTCACCTGATCCTGGCGGCAATCGAAGAATTCCCGCACATCCCGGTGTGCATGCACCAGGACCACGGCACCAGCCCCGACGTCTGCCAGCGCTCGATCCAACTGGGCTTCAGCTCGGTGATGATGGACGGTTCCCTCGGCGAAGACGGCAAGACCCCGACCGACTACGACTACAATGTGCGCGTCACCCAACAAACCGTGGCCATGGCTCACGCCTGTGGCGTATCGGTAGAAGGCGAGCTGGGTTGCCTGGGTTCGCTGGAAACCGGCATGGCCGGTGAAGAAGACGGCATCGGCGCCGAAGGCGTTCTGGATCACAGCCAGATGCTGACCGACCCGGAAGAAGCCGCTGACTTCGTCAAGCGCACCCAGGTCGATGCCTTGGCCATCGCCATCGGCACCAGCCACGGCGCCTACAAGTTCACCAAGCCGCCTACCGGTGACGTGCTGGCCATCGACCGCATCAAGGAAATCCACAAGCGCATTCCGAACACCCACCTGGTGATGCACGGTTCGTCTTCGGTTCCGCAAGAGTGGCTGGCGATCATCAACCAGTACGGCGGCGACATCAAAGAAACCTACGGCGTGCCGGTTGAAGAGATTGTTGAAGGCATCAAGCACGGCGTGCGCAAGGTCAACATCGACACCGACCTGCGCCTGGCGTCCACTGGCGCAATGCGTCGCCTGATGGCCACCAACCCGAGCGAGTTTGACCCTCGCAAGTTCTTTGGCGCGACGGTTACTGCGATGCGTGACGTGTGTATCGCTCGTTACGAAGCTTTCGGTACTGCGGGCAACGCTTCGAAGATCAAGCCGATCTCGTTGGAAGCAATGTATCAGCGTTACCTGAAAGGTGAGTTGAACGCCAAGGTTAACTAA
- a CDS encoding GNAT family N-acetyltransferase: MTIDWICKHHSDLGKEQLYAVLQLRAEVFVVEQKCIYQDVDGQDLEGDTCHLMAWDGDRLVAYLRLLDPELQGGDVVIGRVLTAPDYRGKGLGHELIAQALKQAQKRWPEVPVYLSAQAHLQGYYGRYGFVVAGEEYLEDGIPHIGMRRS, encoded by the coding sequence ATGACAATCGATTGGATCTGCAAACACCACAGTGATCTGGGCAAGGAGCAGCTTTACGCCGTTCTGCAGCTACGCGCCGAGGTGTTCGTTGTGGAGCAGAAATGTATTTATCAAGACGTCGATGGCCAGGATCTGGAAGGTGACACCTGCCATCTGATGGCCTGGGACGGGGATCGACTGGTGGCGTACCTGCGTTTGCTCGATCCTGAATTACAGGGCGGAGACGTGGTGATCGGGCGGGTGCTTACCGCGCCGGATTATCGCGGCAAGGGCCTGGGTCATGAGCTGATCGCCCAGGCGTTGAAGCAGGCGCAAAAGCGCTGGCCTGAAGTGCCGGTTTATCTGTCGGCCCAGGCGCATTTGCAGGGGTATTACGGGCGGTACGGGTTTGTCGTGGCGGGTGAGGAATACCTGGAGGATGGCATTCCGCATATCGGGATGCGTCGTTCTTGA
- a CDS encoding polysaccharide lyase family 7 protein: protein MIDLASWNLSVPVGNPPYTVETAKLVKGFKDQYFHSDTGTLFFWSPVTGTKTENAKYPRTELRETYSNGTLKNWYYPDADNSLRATLAVNQVPSSGKIVIGQIHAYESQKPMVKVEYQYKTSSKSGNIVAKVRMHPDDGEGRVITVATGVKLDQEFSYLIHLSPGGALGISAAGYQWDTNISATWRVKPLYFKAGVYVQDNTGYTSEGGKVTFSKLDIDHDK, encoded by the coding sequence ATGATCGATCTCGCATCCTGGAACCTCAGCGTTCCCGTCGGCAACCCGCCGTACACCGTTGAAACAGCCAAACTGGTGAAGGGTTTCAAGGATCAATACTTCCATTCCGACACCGGCACCCTGTTTTTCTGGTCCCCGGTGACTGGCACGAAAACCGAAAACGCAAAATATCCGCGCACCGAACTGCGGGAAACCTACAGTAACGGCACGCTGAAAAACTGGTACTACCCGGACGCCGACAATTCCCTGCGTGCCACCCTGGCGGTCAACCAGGTGCCGAGCTCGGGCAAAATCGTCATTGGCCAGATCCACGCCTATGAAAGCCAGAAGCCCATGGTCAAGGTCGAGTATCAGTACAAGACCAGCAGCAAGAGCGGCAACATCGTCGCCAAAGTGCGCATGCACCCTGATGATGGCGAAGGCCGGGTGATCACCGTCGCTACCGGCGTGAAGCTGGATCAGGAGTTTTCCTACCTCATCCACCTCAGTCCTGGCGGGGCGCTGGGCATCAGCGCCGCGGGCTATCAATGGGACACCAACATCAGCGCGACGTGGCGCGTCAAACCGCTGTACTTCAAGGCCGGGGTGTATGTGCAGGACAACACCGGGTACACCAGTGAAGGCGGGAAAGTGACATTCAGCAAGCTGGATATTGATCACGATAAGTAA
- a CDS encoding putative bifunctional diguanylate cyclase/phosphodiesterase has protein sequence MECAQPTPAEGSSTLLIVDDYPENLISMRALLQRQDWQVLTAASGFEALSLLLEHDIDLVLLDVQMPGMDGFEVARLMRGSQRTRLTPIIFLTANEQSQDAVIKGYASGAVDYLFKPFDPQILKPKVQALLEHQRNRRALQRLSHDLEVARAFNASVLDNAAEGILVVGEDGLIRFANPAMSRLLNATLQDLQGKEFLDYLQKPHIPIWADSELLAGYKRGETLRLHDALLRTAPGQQVPVALSCAPLPTEQHAMVVTVLDMSVVRHLHQQLEFQAVTDPLTGLLNRRGFYQTVENLLLRGERSDSAWVLLYLDLDGFKRVNDSLGHDAGDRVLRWVSEQLKACLRPFDILARMGGDEFTALLDLEFPEQAAKIAEKLIERVSICQQIDGLDIALGASIGIATYPDCGANLDGLLRASDIAMYEAKRAGRQQYRFYDHDMNGRARSRLMLEESVRTAIENRDFNLVYQPQVAIAGGQIRGFEALLRWQHPSVGDVPPGLFLPLLEEARLISRLGSWIYQRGAGQRKAWETLFAEDLVLSVSLSSTQFCMPNLATELRQVLERHGLQARHLEVEVTEEALMHNPEETRKQLRLLRNLGVRVALDDFGSGPCSLSHLRDLDLDTLKLDRHLIARLPASSRDAALVRNVIDLCKQYGMLVIAEGVETVAQYEWLQANGCEYVQGFLVARPMVAEEVSDFAQPFDWSALTD, from the coding sequence ATGGAATGCGCGCAACCCACGCCAGCCGAAGGCAGCTCAACACTTTTAATCGTCGATGATTACCCTGAAAACCTGATCAGCATGCGCGCGTTGCTGCAGCGCCAGGATTGGCAGGTCTTGACGGCTGCGTCCGGTTTTGAAGCCCTCAGTCTTTTACTCGAGCACGATATCGACCTGGTACTGCTGGATGTGCAGATGCCGGGCATGGACGGCTTTGAAGTCGCGCGCCTGATGCGGGGCAGCCAACGCACCCGCCTGACACCGATCATCTTCCTCACCGCCAATGAACAGTCCCAGGACGCCGTGATCAAGGGCTATGCCAGCGGTGCAGTGGATTACCTGTTCAAACCGTTCGATCCGCAAATTCTCAAGCCCAAAGTCCAGGCCCTGCTCGAGCATCAGCGCAATCGCCGGGCGTTGCAGCGCCTGAGCCACGATCTGGAGGTCGCGCGCGCTTTTAATGCGTCGGTGCTGGACAACGCCGCCGAAGGCATCCTGGTGGTCGGCGAGGACGGTCTGATTCGCTTTGCCAACCCGGCGATGTCGCGTCTGCTCAATGCCACGCTGCAAGACCTGCAGGGCAAAGAGTTTCTGGATTACCTGCAAAAGCCGCATATACCGATCTGGGCCGATTCCGAGTTGCTCGCCGGTTACAAGCGCGGCGAAACCTTGCGCCTGCATGACGCGCTGTTGCGTACGGCCCCCGGCCAGCAGGTGCCCGTGGCGCTGTCTTGCGCGCCGCTGCCCACCGAACAACATGCGATGGTGGTGACGGTGCTGGACATGTCGGTGGTGCGCCACCTGCATCAGCAATTGGAATTCCAGGCTGTGACCGACCCGTTGACCGGGCTGCTCAACCGCCGGGGTTTCTATCAGACGGTGGAAAACCTGTTGCTGCGCGGCGAGCGCTCTGACAGCGCGTGGGTGTTGCTTTATCTCGATCTCGACGGGTTCAAGCGGGTCAACGATTCCCTCGGCCACGATGCCGGCGACCGCGTGTTGCGCTGGGTCTCCGAGCAGTTGAAGGCGTGCTTGCGGCCGTTCGACATTCTGGCGCGCATGGGCGGCGATGAGTTCACGGCGCTGCTGGATCTGGAGTTCCCCGAACAGGCGGCGAAGATTGCCGAAAAACTCATCGAGCGGGTGTCGATCTGTCAGCAGATCGATGGTCTGGATATCGCGCTGGGCGCCAGCATCGGCATTGCTACGTACCCGGATTGCGGGGCCAATCTCGATGGTTTGCTGAGGGCGTCGGACATTGCCATGTACGAGGCCAAGCGCGCCGGCCGTCAGCAGTATCGTTTCTATGACCATGACATGAATGGTCGGGCGCGCTCACGGCTGATGCTCGAAGAAAGTGTGCGCACCGCCATTGAAAACCGTGATTTCAATCTGGTGTACCAGCCGCAGGTGGCCATCGCCGGTGGACAGATTCGCGGGTTCGAAGCGCTGTTGCGCTGGCAGCACCCGAGTGTCGGCGACGTGCCCCCCGGGCTGTTTTTGCCGTTGCTGGAAGAAGCGCGGCTGATCAGTCGCCTGGGCAGCTGGATTTATCAACGCGGCGCTGGCCAACGTAAAGCCTGGGAAACCCTGTTTGCCGAGGACCTGGTGCTGAGCGTCAGTTTGAGCAGCACGCAGTTCTGCATGCCCAACCTGGCCACCGAGTTGCGCCAGGTGCTGGAACGTCATGGGTTGCAGGCGCGTCATCTGGAAGTCGAGGTCACTGAAGAGGCCTTGATGCACAACCCCGAGGAAACCCGCAAACAGCTGCGTCTGCTGCGTAACCTGGGCGTGCGGGTGGCGCTGGATGACTTCGGTTCGGGGCCGTGCTCGCTGTCCCATCTGCGTGACCTGGATCTGGACACGCTCAAGCTCGACCGACATCTGATCGCTCGCTTGCCAGCGTCGTCACGGGATGCGGCGCTGGTGCGCAATGTGATCGACCTGTGCAAACAATACGGAATGCTGGTGATCGCCGAAGGGGTGGAAACCGTTGCGCAATATGAGTGGTTGCAAGCCAATGGTTGCGAGTACGTACAAGGCTTCCTGGTTGCCCGCCCGATGGTGGCCGAAGAGGTCAGCGACTTCGCACAGCCATTCGACTGGAGCGCGCTGACGGACTGA
- a CDS encoding substrate-binding periplasmic protein — protein sequence MPRLHRALALIGLLLLTQSAAAEKLRLVADSWPPFTDATLVNGGLATDIVSTALARAGYASDFEQVPWARALLGIGEGRYDVLVNAWYTDERTRLGQFSGEYLLNRVRFLKRKDAPIEFNNLQQLHMYPIAVVRGYAYSPAFDEDASLQKIPVHSFAMAVRMVAADRVKLTLEDEYVARYYLARESAKVRNSVEFLPKPLSENSLHILVSLKNPQHEQIVAGFDREIAEMKADGSYERLMKAHGM from the coding sequence ATGCCGCGATTGCATCGAGCTTTGGCCTTGATCGGATTGCTGTTGCTGACTCAGAGTGCTGCAGCGGAAAAGCTGCGGTTGGTCGCCGATTCATGGCCGCCCTTTACCGACGCCACGTTGGTCAACGGCGGGTTGGCCACCGACATTGTCAGCACCGCGCTGGCCCGCGCCGGCTATGCCAGCGATTTTGAGCAGGTGCCGTGGGCGCGTGCGTTGCTGGGTATAGGCGAGGGGCGTTACGACGTGCTGGTGAACGCCTGGTACACCGATGAGCGCACCAGACTTGGCCAATTCTCCGGTGAGTACCTGCTCAACCGCGTGCGCTTTCTCAAGCGCAAGGACGCGCCGATCGAATTCAATAATCTGCAGCAATTGCACATGTACCCGATTGCGGTGGTGCGCGGTTATGCCTATTCACCCGCGTTCGATGAAGACGCTTCGCTGCAGAAGATCCCGGTGCACAGCTTCGCCATGGCCGTGCGCATGGTCGCCGCCGACCGGGTCAAGCTGACCCTGGAGGATGAATACGTCGCGCGTTACTACCTGGCACGGGAGTCAGCCAAGGTGCGCAATTCCGTGGAATTCCTGCCCAAGCCTTTGAGCGAGAACAGCCTGCATATTCTGGTCAGCCTGAAAAATCCGCAGCATGAACAGATTGTGGCGGGTTTTGATCGGGAGATCGCCGAGATGAAGGCGGACGGGAGTTATGAGCGATTGATGAAGGCGCATGGGATGTGA